One Helianthus annuus cultivar XRQ/B chromosome 7, HanXRQr2.0-SUNRISE, whole genome shotgun sequence genomic region harbors:
- the LOC110868887 gene encoding UDP-glycosyltransferase 76G1-like, producing the protein MENQPETTVRRHRRIIMFPLPFQGHINPMFQLANLLYSKGFSITILHTNFNAPKISNYPHFTFKSILDNDPEKRRFLLADFAQDFIHTQDHADALRHELKLLLASEKDEPVSCLITDALWHFTQSVADSLNLPRLVLRTTSVHSTIVYSSIPLLHARGYFTLDDSHSEEQVVEFPLLKVKDVKKIGIKSTKDLYAELIGNMVKQTKASSGIIWNSFKELEETELDRVPDDFPVPRFLILFPKYFKASSSSLQEQDQTIFPWLDQQPTKSVVYVSFGSLSQVEEKEFLEIAHGLVYSKQPFLWVVRMGFVKNSTWLESLPEGFPGERGRVVEWAPQHEVLAHEATGVFWTHSGWNSTMESICEGVPMICSSFWGDQPLDARYMSDVSRVGVYLENGLQREDIASVIRRILVDEEGEEIRERAQVLKQKADESVMKGGASSESVETLVDYISSL; encoded by the exons ATGGAGAACCAACCGGAGACCACCGTTCGCCGGCACCGGAGAATAATAATGTTTCCATTGCCATTTCAAGGCCACATAAACCCTATGTTTCAGCTTGCAAATCTACTATACTCTAAAGGCTTCAGTATCACCATCCTTCACACCAACTTTAACGCACCCAAAATCTCTAATTATCCTCACTTCACTTTCAAATCCATCCTTGACAACGATCCTGAAAAAAGACGCTTTTTGTTGGCCGATTTTGCTCAGGATTTCATCCATACACAGGACCACGCAGATGCATTACGTCATGAACTGAAACTGTTGTTAGCTTCGGAAAAAGATGAGCCAGTATCGTGTTTGATCACAGATGCGCTTTGGCACTTCACACAATCGGTGGCCGATAGCCTTAACCTCCCCAGGCTGGTTTTGAGGACAACTAGCGTGCATAGTACTATTGTTTATTCTTCAATACCCCTTCTTCATGCCCGTGGTTACTTCACACTTGACGACAGCC ATTCGGAAGAACAAGTGGTGGAATTTCCTTTACTAAAAGTGAAAGACGTTAAAAAGATTGGTATAAAGAGCACTAAAGACCTTTACGCAGAGTTgattggtaacatggtgaaacaAACAAAAGCATCGTCAGGAATCATCTGGAACTCCTTCAAAGAACTCGAAGAAACCGAGCTCGATAGGGTTCCGGATGACTTCCCCGTACCACGTTTCCTGATTCTATTCCCTAAGTATTTTAAAGCTTCGTCGAGCAGCTTACAAGAACAAGATCAAACCATTTTTCCTTGGTTAGACCAGCAACCAACTAAGTCTGTAGTGTATGTTAGTTTTGGTAGCCTTAGTCAAGTGGAGGAGAAAGAGTTCTTGGAAATAGCTCATGGGTTGGTCTATAGCAAGCAACCTTTTTTATGGGTGGTCCGAATGGGGTTTGTTAAGAATTCAACATGGCTTGAATCATTGCCCGAAGGGTTCCCAGGTGAAAGGGGACGAGTTGTGGAATGGGCTCCTCAGCACGAAGTACTAGCTCATGAAGCAACGGGTGTGTTTTGGACACATAGTGGATGGAACTCAACGATGGAGAGCATTTGTGAAGGTGTTCCTATGATTTGTTCATCTTTTTGGGGTGATCAACCGCTAGATGCTAGATACATGAGTGATGTTTCAAGGGTGGGGGTGTATTTAGAGAATGGGTTGCAAAGAGAAGATATAGCAAGTGTCATTAGAAGAATACTGGTGGATGAAGAGGGGGAGGAGATTAGAGAAAGGGCACAGGTTTTAAAACAAAAGGCCGATGAATCTGTAATGAAAGGTGGCGCTTCTAGTGAATCAGTGGAGACACTCGTTGACTATATTTCTTCactttaa